A single Methanocaldococcus bathoardescens DNA region contains:
- a CDS encoding histone family protein — translation MAELPVAPCVRILKKAGAQRVSEAAGKYFAEALEEIALEIAKKSVDLAKHAKRKTVKVEDVKTALRG, via the coding sequence ATGGCTGAGCTTCCAGTTGCACCATGTGTAAGAATCTTAAAGAAGGCAGGTGCTCAAAGAGTAAGTGAAGCAGCAGGGAAATACTTTGCTGAGGCTTTAGAGGAAATTGCCTTAGAGATTGCTAAGAAATCAGTTGATTTAGCTAAGCACGCAAAGAGAAAGACTGTGAAAGTTGAAGATGTTAAGACGGCGTTAAGAGGTTAG
- a CDS encoding translation initiation factor IF-2 subunit gamma gives MAKKKQAKQAEVNIGMVGHVDHGKTSLTKALTGVWTDRHSEELRRGISIRLGYADCEIRKCPQCGTYTTKPRCPNCLSETEFLRRVSFVDSPGHETLMATMLSGASLMDGAILVIAANEPCPQPQTKEHLMALEILGIDKIIIVQNKIDLVDEKQAEENYEQIKEFVKGTIAENAPIIPISAHHESNIDVLLKAIQDFIPTPERDPDATPRMYVARSFDINKPGTEIKDLKGGVLGGAIIQGVFKVGDEIEIRPGIKVTEGNKTFWKPLTTKIVSLAAGNNILRKAHPGGLIGVGTTLDPYLTKSDALTGSVVGLPGTLPPIREKITIKANLLERVVGAKEELETEPLRTGEVLMLNIGTATTAGVITSARGDIADIKLKIPICAEIGDRVAISRRVGSRWRLIGYGTIEG, from the coding sequence ATGGCAAAGAAAAAACAAGCTAAACAGGCAGAAGTAAATATTGGAATGGTTGGACACGTCGACCATGGAAAAACAAGTTTAACAAAAGCATTAACAGGAGTTTGGACTGACAGGCATAGTGAAGAGTTGAGAAGGGGGATTTCAATTAGGTTGGGTTATGCTGATTGTGAGATAAGGAAATGTCCACAGTGTGGAACTTACACAACAAAACCAAGATGTCCAAACTGTCTATCTGAAACAGAGTTTTTAAGAAGAGTTTCTTTTGTTGATTCCCCAGGGCACGAAACATTGATGGCTACAATGTTATCTGGAGCTTCTTTAATGGATGGGGCAATTTTGGTTATAGCCGCTAACGAACCATGTCCTCAGCCTCAAACAAAAGAACACCTAATGGCTTTAGAGATTTTAGGAATTGATAAGATTATAATTGTTCAAAATAAAATTGACTTAGTTGATGAGAAACAGGCAGAAGAAAATTATGAGCAAATAAAAGAATTCGTTAAGGGAACTATTGCTGAAAACGCCCCAATAATTCCAATCTCTGCCCACCACGAATCAAATATTGATGTGTTATTAAAAGCAATACAGGACTTTATTCCAACACCTGAAAGAGACCCTGATGCAACACCAAGAATGTATGTTGCAAGAAGCTTTGACATAAACAAGCCAGGAACTGAGATTAAAGATTTAAAAGGAGGGGTTTTAGGAGGAGCAATTATTCAGGGGGTATTTAAAGTTGGAGATGAAATTGAAATTAGACCAGGAATTAAAGTAACTGAAGGAAATAAAACATTCTGGAAACCATTAACTACAAAGATTGTTTCATTAGCAGCTGGAAATAACATACTTAGAAAAGCTCATCCAGGAGGTTTGATTGGGGTAGGAACAACATTAGACCCATACTTAACAAAATCAGATGCTTTAACTGGAAGTGTCGTTGGCTTACCAGGAACTTTACCACCAATTAGAGAAAAAATAACTATAAAAGCTAATTTATTAGAGAGGGTTGTTGGAGCTAAAGAAGAATTAGAGACAGAACCATTAAGAACAGGAGAAGTTTTAATGCTAAACATTGGAACTGCCACAACAGCAGGAGTTATAACATCAGCAAGAGGGGATATTGCAGATATAAAATTAAAAATCCCAATATGTGCTGAAATTGGAGATAGAGTAGCTATAAGCAGAAGAGTAGGTTCAAGATGGAGATTGATTGGTTATGGAACTATTGAAGGATAA
- a CDS encoding THUMP domain-containing protein has protein sequence MKPVALVTTKPGFEPQLREELNKLPIKKKILWTPFRGILKIISQNPYEFLNIIKENKNNLKFLLRVIPLEMECQTDIDEIKKAVSFLINEKKESLKNKSFVVRCNRRGNHEFTSEVVERIIGKYVLDNFKDLNLRVNLKNWDFKINIEILQDKSYISIFQDEFNELVIQENIDNLKNLKRYVERPLNRSERKMDELIKKFPFIFENLNCVVDIGSSPGGWAKMLSKKAKKVYAIDTGELKINANNIIHIKKRAEHVDFEKDINEEIDLITNDTNLYPDESIFLTLKFAKYLKSDRYIIHTLKARKSKTKKEDLEQVLKILDQYKNIEVFEIVNLKANTKNELTIILKKV, from the coding sequence ATGAAACCAGTTGCTTTAGTGACAACAAAACCAGGATTTGAACCGCAATTAAGAGAGGAGCTAAATAAATTACCAATAAAAAAGAAAATTCTCTGGACACCATTTAGAGGAATTTTAAAAATAATATCTCAAAACCCTTACGAATTTTTAAATATTATTAAAGAAAATAAAAATAATTTAAAATTTTTATTGAGAGTAATTCCATTAGAAATGGAATGCCAAACAGATATTGATGAGATAAAAAAAGCTGTGTCTTTTTTAATCAATGAAAAGAAAGAAAGTTTAAAGAATAAATCTTTTGTAGTTAGATGTAATAGGAGAGGAAATCATGAATTTACAAGTGAAGTAGTTGAAAGAATAATTGGAAAGTATGTATTAGATAATTTTAAAGATTTAAATCTTAGAGTTAATTTAAAAAACTGGGATTTTAAAATAAATATTGAAATTTTACAAGATAAGAGCTATATCTCAATATTTCAGGATGAATTTAACGAACTTGTTATTCAAGAGAATATAGACAATTTAAAAAACTTAAAGAGATATGTTGAAAGACCATTAAACCGCTCAGAGAGAAAAATGGATGAATTAATAAAAAAATTCCCATTTATATTTGAAAACTTAAATTGCGTTGTAGATATCGGCTCATCCCCAGGTGGTTGGGCGAAAATGTTATCAAAAAAAGCTAAAAAAGTTTATGCTATAGATACTGGAGAGCTAAAAATAAATGCTAACAACATAATCCATATAAAAAAGAGAGCTGAACATGTAGATTTTGAAAAAGATATTAATGAGGAAATTGATTTGATAACTAATGACACTAATCTATACCCTGATGAATCTATATTTTTAACATTAAAATTTGCGAAATATTTAAAAAGTGATAGATATATAATTCATACATTAAAAGCAAGAAAATCAAAGACTAAAAAGGAAGATTTGGAGCAGGTGTTAAAAATTTTAGACCAATATAAAAATATTGAAGTATTTGAAATAGTTAATCTAAAGGCCAATACTAAAAATGAACTCACAATAATACTCAAAAAAGTATAG
- the metG gene encoding methionine--tRNA ligase: MKRRETMKYLITTALAYTNGPLHLGHARSTYIPADIMYKYLKLRGEDVVHIGGTDNHGVPITLTAEKEGKSPEEIVEKYHNEIKEDLDLLGVEFDAFGKTHSQIHIETAQEFYLKLKENGYIYEKEIEQFYCPNCKKFLPDRYVEGICPYCGGEARGDHCEVCGRHLEPFELKEPYCVICKGKPEIRKTKHYFFKLSALKKELEEYIKNAEEMPEHVKNMALNWIKELHDWDISRDISWGVPIPGTNQVMYVWLEAPIGYISFTKMLGDVWKKYWLEKDTKIYHFIGKDITVHHAVFWPGMLIAHGSFNLPTAVVSGGYLTLEGRKMSTSKRWVVWVKDFVKNFDADYLRYYLIMSAPLFKDCDFSFDDFKNKINNELINIIGNFTHRVLTFTHRKFKKVPIVDEDRLKEEDKELLKKCEETIEAVDKNIRSFKFRDALVNILHLAIEGNSYFQKMEPWAVDNEERLEEILYTCCKTVKTLVYLLYPYMPKKSLALLELMNEELDLNLRGNELKKPKIIFKKIDDKKIEEMKKKLYENKKEETKGGEKMEQIDISYLEKIDLRVGEIVEAEDIPKSKKLLKLIVDLGDEKRQIVSGIKGYYKPEDLVGKKVIVVCNLKPAKLCGVLSEGMILAAEDDEGNVSLLTVDKDIKAGSKVR, from the coding sequence ATAAAGAGGAGGGAGACAATGAAGTATTTAATAACCACTGCCTTAGCATACACAAACGGCCCTTTACATTTAGGTCATGCGAGAAGTACCTACATACCAGCAGATATTATGTATAAATACTTAAAGTTGAGAGGAGAAGATGTTGTTCATATAGGAGGAACTGATAACCACGGAGTTCCTATAACTTTAACCGCTGAAAAAGAAGGAAAAAGCCCAGAGGAAATTGTTGAAAAATACCATAATGAGATTAAAGAAGATTTAGATTTATTGGGAGTAGAGTTTGATGCTTTTGGAAAGACCCATAGTCAAATACATATAGAAACAGCTCAGGAGTTTTATTTAAAGTTGAAAGAAAATGGCTACATATATGAAAAGGAGATAGAGCAATTTTACTGCCCAAACTGTAAAAAATTCTTGCCAGATAGATATGTTGAAGGAATCTGCCCATACTGTGGAGGAGAGGCAAGAGGAGACCACTGCGAAGTTTGTGGAAGACATTTAGAGCCATTTGAGTTAAAAGAGCCATACTGTGTAATCTGCAAAGGAAAGCCAGAGATTAGAAAGACAAAACATTACTTCTTTAAGTTGAGTGCTTTAAAAAAAGAGTTGGAGGAATATATAAAAAATGCAGAGGAAATGCCAGAACATGTTAAAAACATGGCATTAAATTGGATTAAAGAGTTGCATGATTGGGATATTTCAAGGGATATAAGCTGGGGAGTTCCAATTCCAGGAACTAATCAGGTAATGTATGTTTGGTTAGAAGCCCCTATTGGCTATATCTCATTTACAAAAATGTTAGGAGATGTTTGGAAAAAGTATTGGTTAGAGAAAGATACAAAGATTTATCACTTCATTGGGAAAGATATAACTGTCCATCATGCTGTTTTCTGGCCAGGGATGTTGATTGCTCATGGTTCCTTTAACTTACCAACAGCAGTTGTTAGTGGAGGTTATTTAACTTTAGAAGGAAGAAAAATGAGTACAAGTAAAAGATGGGTTGTTTGGGTTAAAGATTTTGTTAAAAACTTTGATGCAGATTATTTAAGATACTACTTAATCATGTCAGCTCCTCTGTTTAAAGATTGTGATTTCTCATTTGACGATTTCAAAAATAAGATAAATAATGAGCTAATCAATATAATTGGGAACTTTACTCACAGAGTTTTAACATTCACACATAGAAAGTTTAAGAAAGTTCCAATAGTTGATGAAGATAGATTAAAAGAGGAGGATAAAGAGTTATTAAAGAAATGTGAAGAGACAATTGAAGCTGTTGATAAAAACATAAGGAGCTTTAAGTTTAGAGATGCTTTAGTTAATATATTACATCTTGCTATTGAAGGAAACAGCTACTTCCAAAAGATGGAACCATGGGCTGTTGATAATGAAGAAAGATTAGAGGAAATATTATATACCTGCTGTAAGACAGTAAAAACTCTTGTCTACCTTTTATACCCATACATGCCTAAAAAATCTCTTGCACTATTGGAATTAATGAATGAAGAACTTGATTTGAATTTGAGAGGAAATGAGTTAAAGAAACCAAAGATTATATTTAAAAAGATAGATGATAAGAAGATAGAAGAGATGAAAAAGAAACTCTACGAAAATAAAAAAGAAGAAACAAAAGGAGGAGAAAAAATGGAGCAAATAGATATAAGTTATTTAGAAAAGATTGATTTAAGAGTTGGAGAGATTGTTGAAGCAGAAGATATACCAAAATCAAAGAAACTTTTAAAACTAATTGTTGATTTGGGAGATGAGAAGAGACAGATTGTTTCAGGAATTAAAGGATATTATAAACCTGAAGATTTAGTTGGAAAAAAGGTAATTGTTGTTTGCAATTTAAAACCAGCTAAATTGTGTGGGGTTTTATCTGAAGGAATGATTTTAGCAGCTGAAGATGATGAAGGAAATGTTAGCTTATTAACTGTTGATAAAGATATAAAAGCAGGTAGTAAAGTTAGATAA
- a CDS encoding 30S ribosomal protein S6e, which yields MPTAKFVVADPKTGRCYQIEADNTPLVGKKIGEVFDGKILGLEGYKLQITGGTDSSGFPMRPDIHGSRKVRVLLSSPPGFRPKRKGERRRKTVRGNTIAPDIVQINVKVVEYGEKSIPELLGLEGGENQEQ from the coding sequence ATGCCAACAGCAAAATTCGTAGTTGCAGACCCAAAAACAGGAAGATGCTACCAAATTGAAGCAGACAACACACCACTTGTTGGTAAGAAAATTGGAGAAGTATTTGATGGTAAAATTTTAGGTTTAGAAGGTTACAAGTTGCAAATAACAGGAGGAACTGATTCAAGCGGTTTCCCAATGAGACCTGACATCCATGGAAGTAGAAAGGTTAGGGTTTTGTTGAGTTCACCACCAGGATTTAGACCAAAAAGAAAAGGGGAGAGAAGAAGAAAAACAGTTAGAGGAAACACAATAGCTCCTGACATTGTCCAAATTAACGTTAAAGTTGTTGAGTATGGAGAGAAATCAATCCCTGAATTGTTAGGATTAGAAGGTGGAGAAAACCAGGAGCAATAA
- a CDS encoding DNA double-strand break repair nuclease NurA, which produces MIEYLLKNREKIIKKMEKINNIDYKEVEEKWILDSFENPKDMSFAGGDGSCNKLDYISFSFYGVGAVSFIHNIGEKIKKAKEEYIFDIAHPLDIEDRIRKYMLTLELKNALYVLRNYDIDCYIFDGSLFSLLISTRKGFEAYEEEIKNLYTEYKNEFDKKIEEEITYGEIGIISKDLDLELDKKMLVEHVEYILTLTKLINEFKDKIIGISKTSKINIYFDKNMPDIAVFTKYTDKAGYSEPIDFVNRIGPEEKREKHKQLSSVVKGISFIRQKPFYAEIDTAYIQFVRLEDNCGVVGITSFNKIDKELLSSIKQISINGYPYILKKAHETVEITNKKLEAIAKMLNIDDPIARHILGRKKKKF; this is translated from the coding sequence ATGATTGAATACCTTTTAAAAAACAGAGAGAAAATCATCAAAAAAATGGAAAAGATTAATAACATTGATTATAAGGAAGTTGAAGAAAAGTGGATTTTAGACAGTTTTGAAAATCCTAAGGACATGAGCTTTGCTGGTGGAGATGGGAGTTGTAATAAGTTAGATTACATATCCTTTTCATTCTATGGAGTTGGGGCGGTTAGCTTTATCCATAATATTGGAGAGAAGATAAAAAAGGCTAAAGAAGAGTATATATTTGATATAGCCCATCCCTTAGATATAGAGGATAGAATAAGGAAATACATGCTAACTTTGGAGTTAAAAAATGCCCTCTATGTCCTTAGGAATTATGATATTGACTGTTATATCTTCGATGGCTCATTATTCTCTCTATTAATATCTACAAGAAAGGGTTTTGAAGCCTATGAAGAGGAGATAAAAAATCTCTATACTGAATATAAAAATGAGTTTGATAAGAAAATTGAGGAAGAGATTACTTATGGGGAGATTGGAATTATATCAAAAGATTTAGATTTGGAGCTTGATAAAAAGATGTTGGTTGAGCATGTTGAATACATCTTAACATTAACAAAGCTTATAAATGAATTTAAAGATAAGATTATTGGAATATCTAAAACTTCAAAAATAAATATTTATTTTGACAAAAATATGCCAGATATCGCAGTTTTTACAAAATATACAGATAAAGCTGGGTATTCAGAGCCGATAGATTTTGTCAATAGAATTGGGCCAGAAGAAAAAAGAGAAAAACACAAACAATTGAGTAGTGTAGTTAAGGGAATAAGCTTTATCAGACAGAAACCATTTTATGCAGAAATTGATACTGCCTATATACAGTTTGTTAGATTGGAGGATAACTGCGGAGTCGTGGGAATAACAAGCTTTAACAAAATAGATAAAGAGCTACTATCATCAATAAAGCAGATATCTATTAACGGCTATCCTTATATATTAAAAAAAGCTCATGAGACTGTTGAAATAACCAACAAAAAACTTGAGGCAATTGCCAAGATGCTAAATATAGACGACCCTATAGCAAGGCACATCTTAGGCAGAAAGAAGAAAAAATTCTGA
- the cofD gene encoding 2-phospho-L-lactate transferase, translating into MITVLSGGTGTPKLLQGLKRVVDNEKLAVIVNTGEDTWIGDLYLSPDVDTVLYTLADLINEETWYGVKGDTFYTHEQLKNLGFDEVLRIGDKDRALKMHKTYYLRRGYKLSEVVDMEREALGIKVKVIPMTDDKVETKILAKVDGKVDLLKFHDFWVKRRGDVEVLDVIYENSLYAKPCKKAVEAIKNSELIIIGPSNPITSIGPILSLNGIRELLKDKKVIAVSPIVGNSAVSGPAGKLMKAKGYEVSVKGIYEFYRDIVDVLVIDNADKEIAKEIPCEVFITNTIMKTLDDKVRLAKNIIEFCGG; encoded by the coding sequence GTGATTACAGTATTATCAGGAGGAACAGGAACGCCAAAATTATTGCAGGGTTTAAAAAGAGTTGTTGATAATGAAAAATTGGCTGTTATTGTTAACACTGGTGAAGATACTTGGATAGGGGATTTATATCTATCACCTGATGTTGATACCGTTTTATATACCTTAGCAGATTTAATTAATGAGGAAACGTGGTATGGGGTTAAAGGAGATACTTTTTACACCCATGAGCAATTAAAAAATCTTGGATTTGATGAAGTTTTAAGGATAGGGGATAAAGATAGAGCCTTAAAAATGCATAAAACTTATTATTTGAGGAGGGGTTATAAGCTTTCAGAAGTTGTTGATATGGAGAGAGAAGCTTTAGGGATTAAAGTAAAAGTAATCCCAATGACTGATGATAAGGTTGAGACAAAAATTTTGGCAAAGGTTGATGGAAAAGTTGATTTATTAAAGTTTCATGATTTCTGGGTTAAAAGAAGAGGGGATGTTGAGGTTTTAGATGTTATTTATGAAAATAGTTTATATGCCAAACCATGTAAGAAGGCAGTTGAAGCTATAAAAAATAGCGAGCTTATTATTATCGGCCCTTCAAATCCTATAACCTCTATAGGGCCAATTTTAAGTTTAAATGGAATTAGAGAGTTATTAAAAGATAAAAAAGTTATAGCTGTTTCACCAATAGTTGGGAATTCTGCTGTTTCAGGTCCTGCAGGTAAATTAATGAAAGCTAAGGGCTATGAAGTATCTGTTAAAGGAATTTATGAGTTTTATAGAGATATAGTTGATGTTTTGGTTATAGATAATGCTGATAAAGAAATAGCTAAAGAAATACCTTGTGAAGTTTTCATAACCAACACAATCATGAAGACATTAGATGATAAGGTTAGGTTAGCAAAAAATATTATTGAATTCTGTGGTGGCTAA
- a CDS encoding DUF2116 family Zn-ribbon domain-containing protein produces the protein MEIPQHRHCLNCGISIPPDQVFCSEKCRIEYMQRRKRMLRTQYMFLAIAGLIILYYIITIALKM, from the coding sequence ATGGAAATTCCACAGCACAGACACTGTTTAAATTGTGGTATCTCAATTCCCCCAGACCAAGTTTTTTGCTCAGAAAAATGTAGAATCGAATATATGCAAAGAAGAAAAAGAATGTTAAGAACTCAATATATGTTTTTAGCAATTGCTGGGCTCATAATTCTATACTATATTATCACAATAGCATTGAAGATGTAA
- a CDS encoding nucleoside-diphosphate kinase, with protein sequence MKERTFVALKPDAVKRKLIGKIIERFENKGLEIVAMKMIKLDREMAEKYYEEHKGKEFFEKLVNFMTSGRIVAMVIEGENAISVVRKMIGKTNPAEAEPGTIRGDFALTTPDNVIHASDSKESAEREIKLFFKEDEIFSE encoded by the coding sequence ATGAAAGAAAGAACCTTTGTAGCTTTAAAACCAGATGCTGTAAAAAGGAAACTAATTGGAAAAATTATTGAAAGATTTGAAAATAAAGGTTTAGAAATTGTGGCTATGAAAATGATTAAATTAGATAGAGAGATGGCAGAGAAATATTATGAAGAGCATAAAGGAAAAGAGTTTTTTGAGAAATTGGTAAATTTTATGACATCCGGAAGGATAGTTGCTATGGTTATTGAGGGGGAAAACGCTATATCTGTTGTAAGAAAGATGATAGGTAAAACAAATCCTGCTGAAGCAGAGCCAGGAACTATAAGAGGGGATTTTGCCTTAACAACCCCAGATAATGTAATTCATGCTTCTGACTCAAAGGAAAGTGCTGAAAGAGAGATAAAACTATTTTTTAAAGAGGATGAGATATTTAGTGAATAA
- the pyrH gene encoding UMP kinase — translation MRIVFDLGGSVVMPKEGANAEKIKEYANTFKKIKDEGHEVAIVVGGGKTAREYISIARELGANESFCDELGIMATRMNAMILITALENYSIKKVPTSFEEAELILNLGKIPVMGGTHPGHTTDAVAASLAEFINADLLVIGTNVDGVYDKDPNKYKDAKKFDKMSAKQLVDLALASSLKAGSSSVVDLLAAKIIERAKLKVVVVKGTPEELLNVSKGIINGTIIEG, via the coding sequence ATGAGGATTGTTTTTGATTTGGGAGGCTCGGTTGTGATGCCAAAAGAAGGAGCTAATGCTGAAAAAATTAAAGAATATGCCAATACTTTTAAAAAGATTAAGGATGAGGGGCATGAGGTAGCTATAGTCGTTGGAGGAGGAAAAACAGCGAGGGAATACATAAGTATAGCAAGAGAACTTGGAGCTAATGAGAGTTTTTGTGATGAACTTGGGATAATGGCTACAAGAATGAATGCAATGATATTAATTACTGCTTTAGAAAATTATAGTATAAAAAAAGTCCCTACATCATTTGAAGAGGCAGAGCTTATATTAAACTTAGGAAAAATTCCTGTCATGGGAGGGACTCATCCTGGGCATACAACAGATGCTGTTGCAGCGTCATTAGCAGAGTTTATAAACGCTGATTTGTTAGTTATAGGGACAAATGTTGATGGTGTTTATGACAAAGACCCAAATAAATATAAAGATGCTAAAAAATTCGATAAGATGAGTGCTAAACAGCTTGTTGATTTAGCTTTAGCTTCTTCATTAAAGGCAGGTTCATCATCAGTTGTTGATTTATTAGCTGCTAAAATTATTGAAAGGGCTAAGTTAAAAGTGGTAGTTGTTAAAGGAACACCTGAAGAGCTTTTAAATGTTAGTAAAGGAATAATAAATGGAACAATAATTGAGGGATAA
- the purL gene encoding phosphoribosylformylglycinamidine synthase subunit PurL, whose product MNYKGVIMDENDLKYIEKVLGRKPNHIELAMFENLWSEHCAYRTSKKLLRMFAKTVNEKTNKNIVVGIGDDAAVIRLKDDICLAIAMESHNHPSYIDPYNGAATGVGGIVRDVLSMGAKPIALLDPLRFGDIFGKEGDKVRWLIEGVVKGIGDYGNRIGVPTVGGECEFDSSFDYNNLVNVVCVGLVKENEIITGKAKEPGLSLILVGSTGRDGIGGASFASKDLTEESEEERPSVQVGDAFSEKCLIDAVLEAVKTGKVKAMKDLGAAGLSGASSEMCYGGGVGCELYLENVVLREPLTPYEIMVSESQERMLLAVEPGSEEEIIEIFKKYELPASVIGKTIPEKRIIAKYKGEVVVDLPLDLLCEAPLYDREAKEDLKEKEDDKEKIKMPEDLNEVLLKLLEDPNICSKEWIYQQYDHEVQIRTVVKPGKDAAVLRITEVYPMGIALTTDCNSRYCKLNPYVGAVNAVAEAVRNLSTVGAEPIAMLDNLNFGNPERPERFWQLAECIKGLADAAEFFEIPVVGGNVSLYNETIIEGKEHPINPTPAIFVLGKVEDVEKVPGVLDNKIKEGDILIITNETKDEMGGSEYYKVIHNTEEGKVPRVDLEKEKKIYAEVREVVKEGLVSEVVDCSRGGLAVALAKMAILNNIGLDVDLTDYNKNNLREDVLLFSETSGRIILAVREENKDKVLSKLSNAYVIGKVGGNRLKIKINGKEIIDLDVNEMKKRYYEAFPKMMGEL is encoded by the coding sequence ATCAACTATAAAGGTGTAATTATGGATGAGAATGATTTGAAGTATATAGAAAAAGTTTTAGGAAGAAAGCCAAACCACATAGAGTTAGCAATGTTTGAAAACTTGTGGAGTGAGCATTGTGCTTACAGAACTTCAAAAAAGCTCTTAAGAATGTTTGCTAAAACAGTTAATGAAAAGACAAACAAAAACATTGTTGTAGGAATTGGAGATGATGCTGCTGTAATTAGGTTAAAAGATGATATCTGCTTAGCAATAGCTATGGAAAGCCACAACCACCCATCATACATAGACCCATACAATGGGGCTGCTACAGGAGTTGGTGGAATTGTTAGGGATGTTTTATCAATGGGAGCTAAACCAATAGCTTTATTAGACCCATTAAGGTTTGGAGACATATTTGGAAAGGAAGGAGATAAAGTTAGATGGTTAATTGAAGGAGTAGTTAAAGGAATTGGAGATTATGGAAACAGGATAGGAGTTCCAACAGTTGGAGGAGAGTGTGAGTTTGATAGCTCCTTTGATTACAACAACTTAGTAAATGTTGTATGTGTTGGTTTAGTTAAGGAGAATGAAATTATTACTGGAAAGGCAAAAGAGCCAGGATTGTCTTTAATATTGGTTGGTTCTACTGGAAGGGATGGTATAGGAGGAGCTTCATTTGCATCAAAGGATTTAACTGAAGAAAGTGAGGAAGAGAGGCCAAGTGTTCAGGTTGGAGATGCATTCTCTGAAAAATGTTTAATTGATGCTGTTTTAGAGGCAGTAAAAACAGGTAAAGTAAAGGCGATGAAAGATTTAGGAGCTGCAGGTCTTTCAGGAGCTTCATCTGAGATGTGCTATGGTGGAGGAGTAGGATGTGAGCTTTACTTAGAAAATGTTGTATTGAGAGAACCATTAACTCCTTACGAAATTATGGTCTCTGAAAGTCAGGAGAGGATGTTGTTAGCTGTTGAACCTGGAAGTGAGGAAGAGATAATTGAGATATTTAAAAAATATGAACTGCCTGCATCAGTTATTGGAAAAACAATTCCAGAAAAGAGGATTATTGCCAAATACAAAGGAGAAGTTGTTGTTGATTTACCATTAGATTTGTTATGTGAAGCTCCTTTATATGATAGGGAAGCTAAAGAAGATTTGAAAGAAAAAGAGGATGATAAAGAAAAAATAAAGATGCCTGAAGATTTAAATGAAGTTTTATTAAAGCTATTAGAAGATCCAAATATTTGCTCAAAGGAATGGATTTATCAACAGTATGACCATGAGGTTCAAATAAGAACTGTTGTAAAGCCAGGAAAAGATGCTGCTGTTTTAAGAATAACTGAAGTATATCCAATGGGAATTGCCTTAACAACTGACTGTAACTCAAGATACTGCAAATTAAATCCTTATGTAGGGGCTGTAAATGCCGTTGCTGAGGCAGTAAGGAATTTATCAACAGTTGGGGCTGAACCAATAGCTATGCTTGATAATTTAAACTTTGGAAATCCTGAAAGACCAGAGAGATTTTGGCAGTTAGCAGAATGCATTAAAGGTTTAGCAGATGCTGCTGAATTCTTTGAAATCCCAGTTGTTGGAGGAAACGTAAGTTTATACAATGAGACGATTATTGAAGGTAAAGAACACCCAATAAATCCAACTCCAGCAATATTTGTATTAGGTAAAGTTGAGGATGTTGAAAAGGTTCCAGGAGTTTTAGATAACAAGATTAAAGAAGGAGATATTTTAATAATCACAAATGAGACAAAAGATGAGATGGGAGGAAGCGAGTATTATAAAGTTATACACAATACTGAAGAAGGAAAAGTCCCAAGAGTTGATTTAGAGAAAGAGAAGAAGATTTATGCTGAAGTTAGGGAAGTTGTAAAGGAAGGATTAGTTAGTGAAGTAGTGGATTGTTCAAGAGGAGGTTTAGCTGTAGCTTTAGCTAAAATGGCTATATTAAACAACATTGGTTTAGATGTAGATTTAACTGACTATAATAAAAATAATTTAAGGGAGGATGTTTTATTATTTTCAGAAACATCTGGAAGAATAATATTGGCAGTTAGAGAAGAAAATAAAGATAAAGTTCTTAGCAAATTAAGCAACGCTTATGTAATCGGAAAAGTTGGAGGAAACAGATTGAAAATAAAAATTAACGGAAAAGAGATTATTGATTTGGATGTAAATGAAATGAAGAAGAGATATTATGAAGCGTTTCCAAAGATGATGGGAGAACTTTAG